In Nostoc edaphicum CCNP1411, the sequence AAGAATAGCGATCGCTCGTTCGGAACTTCCCTTAGATCAATCTCAAGTCAGCCTTGTTGCCGTGGAAATTGCTGGTAATTTCCTGTTTGATACCGCCTCTCACCGCGACTTTTTAGGCGCAATGTTGGGAACGGGAATTGTTCGTGAAAAAACGGGAGATGTTATTGTCTTGGGAGAACGAGGGGCGCAGGCGATTGTCGCACCAGAGTTGGTGGAATTTTTGGAAATGAGTCTTAAACAGGTGCGATCGGTTCCTGTGAAAACTCAGCAGATTGAGGTAACTGAACTAAGGGTTCGGGAACCAAAGAAAAAAGAATTAACTACTGTGGAGGCTTCTTTGCGATTAGATGCGATCGCATCTGCTGGTTTTGGCATGTCCCGCAGCAAAATGGTTGATTTCATTGATGCTGGTGATGTCCGCGTCAATTGGAAGGAAGTTACCCAAGCTAGTTCTCAAGTGAAATCAGGCGACTTAATCGCCATTCGCTCTAAAGGACGTTTAGAAGTTGGCGAAATCGCCGTTACAAAAAAAGACCGTTACCGAGTTCAATTAACAAGGTATGTGTAATCAGTGAAGAGTGAGAAGTTACGAGTTTTAACTCTTAACTCCTAACTTGTAAATATATACTTATACCAATTCTATGTGAGGCTGCGGTTTATTTGCGTAGCGGCAATTCATGAATTGCCGCTACAGTCTGTAGTTTTGCATCAGTCCTATAGGCAAATACAGTTCAGAATGAGCAACAAAACCCTCATGTAGAGACGCGATTTATCGCGTCTTCAAAGACCAATAACCCTTAACCCAAGCGTATTGTCCTATAGGCACATCTTCAAACAGAAATGGTATTAGGCTTGAAAGCGTTTTGCTAACATATTCAGCAGAAGTTTCCGCGGTACGAGTCGAGATAATTTGCTTCTAATTTGAGTCTTCGTATCAGAACTAATAACAGTTGGATACCCTTTTTCCAAAGCCTCTAAAGATTCCCAAACCACTTTTTCGGAAGAATACACTTTATCTGTACTGCTTGCTAGCGCTGGAGGAAAATTAGCTTCTGCAAAAAAGTTTGTTTCTATTGGCCCTGGACAAGTAACTAAAATACGTACACCATATTGACGATTTTCTGCCCATAGCGCTTCACTAAAGCTG encodes:
- a CDS encoding photosystem II S4 domain protein encodes the protein MLPREELLKGVENRDSVARVIDQAEQAIKTWEVVLTDFLSPPELVEIQRVFNRLTEVQLTAWGGYPQAERQRIAIARSELPLDQSQVSLVAVEIAGNFLFDTASHRDFLGAMLGTGIVREKTGDVIVLGERGAQAIVAPELVEFLEMSLKQVRSVPVKTQQIEVTELRVREPKKKELTTVEASLRLDAIASAGFGMSRSKMVDFIDAGDVRVNWKEVTQASSQVKSGDLIAIRSKGRLEVGEIAVTKKDRYRVQLTRYV